The Anas acuta chromosome 2, bAnaAcu1.1, whole genome shotgun sequence genome contains a region encoding:
- the ACKR2 gene encoding atypical chemokine receptor 2 isoform X1, whose amino-acid sequence MGAALRGEAALPPPGAWDGYFSNPRNGTAPGSLLSTSASKAATTAAALMDAQDYAANTSDYPYEYLDEVDYVQYGLCTKEEVLSFSRVFLPAFYTVVFLVGLAGNLLLFVVLVLYIRKKKKMTEVYLLNLVVSDFFLLLTLPFWALYISQRVTWDMLCPFLNAMYTMNFYSGVFLVSCMSLDMYLQIIDACSPRSSTTQRKSILVLVAVWVLSILLSVPDGLFTTTKHTNNQTIVCTRDYGQEHLFWKVVFQVIQNVLGFLFPLLLMVFCYSRIACVLTTSRMPGLRRALCFVFALVGVFFILWFPYNIVLILHSLQDVGVIRSCERSRQLDYAIQITESLAFVHCCLNPLLYAFVKKRFRLYLWKICRRSAFVDIQTSETSPSCSRYAAQLEMLSITTA is encoded by the exons ATGGGAGCTGCCCTCCGTGGAGAAGCGGCTCTC CCGCCCCCGGGTGCCTGGGATGGATATTTCAGCAACCCCAGAAACGGGACTGCTCCAG GCAGCCTCCTGTCAACCTCAGCTTCCAAGGCAGCAACAACTGCTGCAGCCTTGATGGATGCCCAAGATTATGCTGCCAACACCAGCGACTACCCCTATGAGTACTTGGATGAGGTGGACTACGTGCAGTATGGCCTTTGCACCAAAGAAGAGGTGCTTTCCTTCAGCAGGGTGTTCTTGCCGGCTTTTTACACCGTGGTGTTCCTGGTTGGCTTGGCGGGGAACCTTCTGCTCTTTGTTGTCCTCGTTCTGtacatcaggaagaaaaagaagatgacTGAGGTGTATCTGCTCAACCTGGTGGTTTCAGACTTCTTCTTGCTGCTAACCCTTCCTTTCTGGGCCCTGTACATTTCCCAGCGGGTGACCTGGGATATGCTGTGCCCGTTCTTAAACGCCATGTACACCATGAATTTCTACAGCGGTGTCTTCCTTGTGAGCTGCATGAGCCTGGACATGTACCTGCAGATCATTGACGCTTGCTCTCCTCGCAGCTCCACAACACAGAGGAAATCCATCCTCGTCTTGGTGGCGGTGTGGGTCCTTTCCATCCTCCTTTCCGTTCCGGATGGCCTCTTCACCACCACGAAGCACACCAACAACCAAACCATCGTGTGCACCCGTGATTATGGGCAGGAGCACTTGTTTTGGAAAGTTGTCTTTCAGGTCATCCAAAACGTCCTGGgtttccttttccccctcctcttgATGGTGTTCTGCTATTCCCGCATAGCGTGCGTCCTCACCACGTCGCGGATGCCCGGCTTGAGGAGAGCCCTCTGCTTTGTCTTCGCTCTGGTGGGCGTCTTCTTCATCCTCTGGTTCCCTTACAACATCGTCCTCATCCTCCACTCCCTTCAAGACGTTGGCGTGATCCGGAGCTGcgagaggagcaggcagctggacTATGCCATTCAGATCACCGAGAGCTTGGCCTTCGTCCACTGCTGCCTCAACCCCTTGCTCTACGCTTTTGTGAAGAAACGATTCCGACTGTATTTGTGGAAGATCTGCAGGAGAAGCGCTTTTGTTGACATCCAGACCTCTGAGACAAGCCcctcttgcagcaggtacgctgcCCAGCTAGAAATGCTGAGTATCACAACGGCGTGA
- the ACKR2 gene encoding atypical chemokine receptor 2 isoform X2: MDAQDYAANTSDYPYEYLDEVDYVQYGLCTKEEVLSFSRVFLPAFYTVVFLVGLAGNLLLFVVLVLYIRKKKKMTEVYLLNLVVSDFFLLLTLPFWALYISQRVTWDMLCPFLNAMYTMNFYSGVFLVSCMSLDMYLQIIDACSPRSSTTQRKSILVLVAVWVLSILLSVPDGLFTTTKHTNNQTIVCTRDYGQEHLFWKVVFQVIQNVLGFLFPLLLMVFCYSRIACVLTTSRMPGLRRALCFVFALVGVFFILWFPYNIVLILHSLQDVGVIRSCERSRQLDYAIQITESLAFVHCCLNPLLYAFVKKRFRLYLWKICRRSAFVDIQTSETSPSCSRYAAQLEMLSITTA; this comes from the coding sequence ATGGATGCCCAAGATTATGCTGCCAACACCAGCGACTACCCCTATGAGTACTTGGATGAGGTGGACTACGTGCAGTATGGCCTTTGCACCAAAGAAGAGGTGCTTTCCTTCAGCAGGGTGTTCTTGCCGGCTTTTTACACCGTGGTGTTCCTGGTTGGCTTGGCGGGGAACCTTCTGCTCTTTGTTGTCCTCGTTCTGtacatcaggaagaaaaagaagatgacTGAGGTGTATCTGCTCAACCTGGTGGTTTCAGACTTCTTCTTGCTGCTAACCCTTCCTTTCTGGGCCCTGTACATTTCCCAGCGGGTGACCTGGGATATGCTGTGCCCGTTCTTAAACGCCATGTACACCATGAATTTCTACAGCGGTGTCTTCCTTGTGAGCTGCATGAGCCTGGACATGTACCTGCAGATCATTGACGCTTGCTCTCCTCGCAGCTCCACAACACAGAGGAAATCCATCCTCGTCTTGGTGGCGGTGTGGGTCCTTTCCATCCTCCTTTCCGTTCCGGATGGCCTCTTCACCACCACGAAGCACACCAACAACCAAACCATCGTGTGCACCCGTGATTATGGGCAGGAGCACTTGTTTTGGAAAGTTGTCTTTCAGGTCATCCAAAACGTCCTGGgtttccttttccccctcctcttgATGGTGTTCTGCTATTCCCGCATAGCGTGCGTCCTCACCACGTCGCGGATGCCCGGCTTGAGGAGAGCCCTCTGCTTTGTCTTCGCTCTGGTGGGCGTCTTCTTCATCCTCTGGTTCCCTTACAACATCGTCCTCATCCTCCACTCCCTTCAAGACGTTGGCGTGATCCGGAGCTGcgagaggagcaggcagctggacTATGCCATTCAGATCACCGAGAGCTTGGCCTTCGTCCACTGCTGCCTCAACCCCTTGCTCTACGCTTTTGTGAAGAAACGATTCCGACTGTATTTGTGGAAGATCTGCAGGAGAAGCGCTTTTGTTGACATCCAGACCTCTGAGACAAGCCcctcttgcagcaggtacgctgcCCAGCTAGAAATGCTGAGTATCACAACGGCGTGA
- the HIGD1A gene encoding HIG1 domain family member 1A, mitochondrial yields MSSGQESVLSEYEAESSQTSKLLRKFKETPFVPIGMAGFVAVVGYGLYKLKHRGNMKMSLHLIHMRVAAQGFVVGAITCGVLYSMVREYVIKPNE; encoded by the exons ATGTCGTCCGGTCAGGAATCCGTCTTAAGCGAGTAtgaggcagagagcagccagACCTCGAAGCTGCTGCGGAAATTCAAGGAGACGCCGTTCGTGCCCATCG gGATGGCTGGCTTCGTGGCGGTGGTGGGCTATGGGCTGTACAAACTGAAGCACCGAGGGAACATGAAAATGTCGCTTCACCTGATCCACATGCGCGTGGCAGCCCAGGGCTTTGTGGTGGGAGCAATAACGTGTG GTGTGCTGTATTCAATGGTACGGGAGTATGTGATAAAGCCCAATGAATAA